The Pseudomonas sp. FP2309 genomic sequence CCAGGCCCTTGGCCACCGACATTTTTTTCAAGTCCAGGGGCTCGGTCGGCGTCGGGTGCAGCTCGACATTGAGCGTTGCCAACTGCGCCGGGTCCCATTGCAGGGCGCTCAGGTCATAACGCTGGTCGGCAATATTGCTGGCAGTGCCAGGGTCGGTGCCGATGTAGTCCACCGGAAGCATCTTCAGGTGCTGTACCGGACGACCACCTTCCGCGCTGACGGCGGGCACATGGCAGCCGGCGCAATTCTCGCCGAACAGCGCACGGCCCTGGGCGGCGAGGGGCTTGTCGATGGGGCCGAACAAATCTTCGGGCCAGGTGGGCGGCTTGAGCCGTTGCAGGGTTTCTTCGATCAGGTTGAGGTCGCGCACCCGCACGCTGGAAGGGTAACGCGCATCGCCCTGGAGCGGCTGGCCGGCAGCGTCGAAAAACGTCAGCGTCGCCCCAACACCAAGGGCCTCGCCGATATTGCGCGCCATGGGTTGCTGGGCCGAGCCGTTCCACTGCACCCAGTCGAAGGTCCAGATATCCCACAACTGCGGGTAGTCCACCGGCGCATTGGCGACGCGATAGTTGTCCGGGGAAATGGCATCGCCAAAGCTGGCATTGGCGATGCGCCCGAACGCGTCGGTACGGCCCGGGCCTTCTTCGGTGGGGTAGAGGCCACGGTGAGTGTCGTTCCAGGCAACTTTGAGGAATTGGTTCAGCGACTGTTTGAAGTCCTGGCGCAGTTGGCCGTGCTCGGCGTCGTAGCGGTTACCCAATACCTGGCGGGCGAAACGCTCGAATTTCCACGGGTTGTAATAGGTGGCCGCGAGGCTGGCGACCAGCGCCTGGCCGAAGCTGCCACCGCGCAGGGTCGGCACGCTGGAGGGCAGCACATGTTGCGCAGAACCGCCGTCGATCCGCAGGGCCTGGCCTTTGAAATGCAGCTCGCCGGTATGGCAGGCGGCGCAGGTGATATCCAGGTATTCAACGGTGCTGCCGGCGTTTTTATGCCGCGCAAAACCTACCGGCAGGTTGCCGGGATTTTGCGCCGTCGGCACTTGTTTCGGGTCGACCAGGAAGCCGAAGCGCGCCAGGTAATCGGGCGTGGCAAAACGTCGCTCGGAGAACGGCAGTTCCAGGGCGGTGAACCAGTCGTAATGCAGGCCTTTGACTTGCGTGCCCTGGGGCGTGAAGTAATAGGTCTGGCGGTCGGCGGCACTCCATTGGTCCTGGTAGTGCACCTGCTCCACGGGCACGTAGTCCGGCAGCTTGGGGTTGAGGGTGTAATAGATCACCACGGCCAGCAACAGGACCGAAATGGCGAGTATCAGGAGTAAAACACGGGAAAAAATGCGCAAGATAACTATCCTTGTCGAGTTGTCGCGTTGTTATGCCACTACGGCACAGGTGCGGCAAGTGGCCATGAGCCTGGCGCCCAGTGGTCCCACGATCCTTCGCGGGGCCTCATCATGGATGAAAATGCTTTTAAACACGTGAACTTATCGGAAGTTTCCTGCTCACATGCCGGTAGCCATTGGTCGTGGCCGCCTGATAAGCTCGCGACTTTATTCGAATGCCCTATTGGCGCATGAACAAGGAAATAGCATGAAACAGCATCGGTTGGCGGCGGCGGTGGCCCTGGTTAGCCTGGTACTTGCGGGTTGTGATTCGCAGACCAGCGTAGAGCTGAAAACCCCGGCGCAAAAAGCTTCCTACGGCATCGGCCTGAACATGGGCAAAAGCCTTGCTCAGGAAGGCATGGATGACCTGGATTCCAAAGCAGTAGCCCAAGGCATCGAAGATGCCGTCGGCAAGAAAGAGCAGAAGCTCAAAGACGACGAACTGGTTGAAGCGTTTGCCGCACTGCAAAAACGTGCTGAAGAACGCATGACCAAGATGAGCGAAGAGTCGGCGGCCGCCGGCAAGAAATTCCTCGAAGACAATGCCAAGAAAGACGGCGTAGTCACCACCGCTTCCGGCCTGCAGTACAAGATCATCAAGAAGGCCGACGGCGCAC encodes the following:
- a CDS encoding di-heme-cytochrome C peroxidase; protein product: MRIFSRVLLLILAISVLLLAVVIYYTLNPKLPDYVPVEQVHYQDQWSAADRQTYYFTPQGTQVKGLHYDWFTALELPFSERRFATPDYLARFGFLVDPKQVPTAQNPGNLPVGFARHKNAGSTVEYLDITCAACHTGELHFKGQALRIDGGSAQHVLPSSVPTLRGGSFGQALVASLAATYYNPWKFERFARQVLGNRYDAEHGQLRQDFKQSLNQFLKVAWNDTHRGLYPTEEGPGRTDAFGRIANASFGDAISPDNYRVANAPVDYPQLWDIWTFDWVQWNGSAQQPMARNIGEALGVGATLTFFDAAGQPLQGDARYPSSVRVRDLNLIEETLQRLKPPTWPEDLFGPIDKPLAAQGRALFGENCAGCHVPAVSAEGGRPVQHLKMLPVDYIGTDPGTASNIADQRYDLSALQWDPAQLATLNVELHPTPTEPLDLKKMSVAKGLAYVTAFVEDHAYRAAGVTPAERPRLDGYGLPIGVRELRAYKARPLAGVWATPPYLHNGSVPTIYQLLSPQDERSTTFYKGTFNYNPRHLGFETGAFKNAFLFDTKITGNHNSGHEFRAGERGNGVIGRGLLPQERWALLEYLKVLGGPLEQQLP
- a CDS encoding FKBP-type peptidyl-prolyl cis-trans isomerase, producing MKQHRLAAAVALVSLVLAGCDSQTSVELKTPAQKASYGIGLNMGKSLAQEGMDDLDSKAVAQGIEDAVGKKEQKLKDDELVEAFAALQKRAEERMTKMSEESAAAGKKFLEDNAKKDGVVTTASGLQYKIIKKADGAQPKPTDVVTVHYTGKLTNGTTFDSSVDRGSPIDLPVSGVIPGWVEGLQLMHVGEKVELYIPSDLAYGAQSPSPAIPANSVLVFDLELLAIKDPAKADAPAAPAAKK